Genomic segment of Alcanivorax borkumensis SK2:
CTGGCTTGTGCTTCTGATGATGCGAGTGCTTGCTGATACTGGTTTGTGTACCCGTAGGGGCCTTTGACAGTACTGCTACACGCATTCAGTAGCACAGCCATCAATAACGAAATGGGTAATCTCAAGGAAGAATTCATCGGATCACTCTGGCGAATAAGCAGTGAATCGGGTGTGAAGCCTCGAAAAATAGACTTCAACGCAGGTATGGCCAGCCGGGTAAAGAATGTGGATAACGATTCACGGGGCTTTGACGAGGCCTGCCGCAAGCTCAACCCATGAATCTGCCCGCTAATGTTGTCATTGTGAATTTTCTTGCCTTCCAGTTGCTCTGGCCAGCAGCCGTTTTGGGCGCGTCTCTGGGTTGGGCCATGCTCGCTTGGTGTGTGTTGCTGGCCATGCTGATTACGCAAGTCGCACTGACCGGTCGATGGCGTAACGATGGGGTGTTGGTAGTGGCAGGGGCGGCTCTATGTGTCGTGATGGAGCCGTTGTGGCTATTGACTGATGTGTTGGAATATAGGAATTGGCCGCATCGTTGGTGGGCTCCGCATTGGGTTTGGGCTTTGTGGATGGGGTTTGCTGTGAGTTTTCGTTACAGCCTTGGCTGGTTGTGTGGCCGCCCCGCTCTCGCTGCTTTATTTGGTGCGGTGGGAGGCGTTTTTTCCGTCACTATGGGTATGCGTTTGGGGGCTGCGAGTGCCCCACAGGGTTGGGTATTGCTGGCGGTTATTTACGCTATTGGTTGGGCCATAGCGGTACCAATATTGGCACAAGTTGCCACGATGACAATGCGGGGAAAAGAGAATGCTTAATATTCATTACCTGTTACTTATTGTTCTGCTGATGGTGGCTACGGTGTTGTGGCTGCAACAGCTGCGCACTCAAAATGCCGGTTGGGTCGATGTGTTTTGGGCTTGGTCCGTGGGTATTGTCGGAATGAGCTTTTTGCTGACAGGTAGCGGCGCGCTGCTTCCCCGTGTGATTGCAGGCAGTCTTTTATTGGTGTGGTCGCTGCGCCTTGGCGGTCATATTTTCCAAAGAGTCAGTCAGGAAACATCAGAAGATGGACGTTATGCCGCTATGCGAGAGGCGTTAGGAGGCAAGGCCCAGCCGGTTTTTCTGTTTTTTTATTGGGGCCAAGCGCTGCTGGCCTGGTGTTTTGCACTGACGTTTTGGGTGGTGGCCGAGCAAGACTTTTTCACCACGCCTCTGGTTCTTCTCGGGGGGGGGATGGGTTTGTTTGCGATTGCTCTGGAGTCTCTGGCAGATAAACAGTTAGCAAGGTTTAAGAAGCGCCCGGACAGCAAAGGCAAAACCTGTCGTGAAGGACTATGGCGGTATAGCCGCCACCCCAACTATTTTGGCGAGTGGTTGCACTGGGTTAGTTACCCGGTGATTGCCATCGGCGCGCTGCACGGCGAATGGCTATGGTTGTTGCCGTTGGCCATGTTTGTGTTTCTGTGGTTTGTCACCGGCATTCCGTATACCGAAAAACAGGCGCTGAAATCCCGCGGTGATAATTACCGTGACTACCAGCGCACCACGAGTGCGTTCTTTCCTTGGAGACCTAAATCATGATGATTCAAATGGCTGAATCTGGCCTGTTACCCGATGGGCTGGTGCGTTTGGGTATTCGTCGTCTGTTGAGACAGCGGCTGCAGCAGGAAAAACAGCGCGATAACCGTCAGACCTTTGAAGCGGCTCTCCAGCAGGGGCCAGTGGCGGTGGGCCAAGATGAAGCCAATGAGCAGCATTATGAAGTAGATGCTCGGTTTTATGAGCAGGTATTGGGCTCACATTTGAAGTACTCCAGCGGCTATTGGCCTAGTTCATCGAGTTGCTTGGACGATGCTGAACGGGCGATGTTGGCCATGACCTGTGAGCGAGCTGATTTGTTAGATGGTCAAGATGTGCTGGAAATGGGTTGTGGGTGGGGGTCATTGACACTGTGGATGGCTAAACAGTATCCCAATAGTCGGATTACAGCGATTTCCAATTCGTCATCCCAGCGAGCCTTTATTTTAGGGCGCGCTGCTGAGCGCGGATTGGATAATGTGGACGTGATTACCGTCGATGCTTCCCAGTATCAGCCTTCCAAGCCCTATGACAGGGTGGTTTCGGTAGAAATGTTCGAACATATGCGAAATCACAAAACCTTGATGTTACGTATTCACGATTGGTTGAAGCCGGGGGGGAAATTATTCATCCATGTGTTCTGCCATCATGATCTGACGTACCTGTTTGAGACGGAAGGCAGCAAGGACTGGATGGCTAAGTATTTTTTCACCGGTGGAATGATGCCTGCCTATGATTGGCTGCCGCAGTGCGCGGGGAACCTTGAGGAGGAACAGCGTTGGGCGGTGAATGGGACGCACTATGCACGAACGCTGGAGGCCTGGTTGGTGTTGGCGGATGAAAAGCGTGAACAGTTGATTCTCCTGCTGGATGAAGTTTATGGCGAGGGGAAAGGTAAAGTCTGGTTGCAGCGTTGGCGTATATTTTTCATGGCGTGTGCTGAGTTGTTTAACTATGGTGAGGGACAAGAGTGGTTTGTTGCACACTACCGTTTCAGTAAAGCTGTTGTCAGTTGAGCCGGCGATATTGCGGCCATTGATGTAACGTTTTGATGATGAGTTATGCATGAAAAAAACCGGCGTCCAGCATCGTATAACCCGTGTCTATCTGGTTCAGTTATTGCTGATCAGTCTGGCCACCGTGCTGGGTGTATGGGCGACGGCCAATATCATTGAGCATGTGTTGGTCAAACAGGCCCTAATCAAGGAGGCCGATCATTATTGGTCTTTGTTTGAGGCAAATTCAACGCAACCACGGCCCAATACCCGCCACTTATTCGGTTTGCTGACCAGTGACGCGGTGCATGATGCCGTGCCGAAGGTACTCATGGATCTACCTGATGGCTATCAACGTGTGGATCTAGCCGGAGAACGGCCTATTGTTTATATCGAGCATCGCGATGACGCCCGGCTTTATTTAATCTTTGATGAAAAGCGCTTGTCAGTGCTGGCATTCATGTTCGGGATTTTACCACTGACGGGGGTGCTGTTGGTGATCTATATCACCTCGTTTCTCGGTTGGAAAAAATCCCGCGATTTACTCTCTCCACTGGTGCAGCTTTCTGATGCGTTGCGACAGACTCCGGTAAACGACCCAAGCGTGGCTCGCCCTGATCTAAGCGAAATAGCGGCGGACGCCGGCAGTGAAGTGGCTGTGCTGGTTACCGCTTTGGATGGTTATGCCAATCGGTTAGTGTCGTTTGTAGAGCGTGAGCGCCAGTTTACCCGTGATGCCAGCCATGAGTTACGTACGCCACTGGCCGTGTTTCGAGCCAACCTGGAATTGCTGGTGATTCAGATTGGGGATCGGCCACTGATACGGCGTATGGATGACACGGTTGATGATATGGAGGCGACGTTGGAGACATTGCTGATGCTGGCTCGTACCGAGCAGCATAGCCAGCAAAGTGAAGACGTGATTGTTAATGATCTGTCGGTGAATTTGATCGAACGCCTTAGCCCGTTGGCCGAACGCAAGCACATTCGATTACAGGTCCGGCAGACTGCACTGTTGAGTGTGAATTGCCCGGAAGCTGCGTTGACCATTGTGCTGACAAACCTGGTTCGCAATGCCATCAACTACAGTGGATCGGGTGATGTCACCATCGTGGTAATGGAGCAAGCGGTGCAGGTTGTGGATTATGGTGCGGGCATGGATGCGGAAGAATTATCGCGCATCATGCAACCTTTTGAGCGTGGTACGAGCATCGAAAGCGGCCATGGGTTGGGGTTGGCGATTGTGCAGCGCCTGTGCGAACGCTATCGCTGGTCGTTGATGGTAGCTAGTGAACCCGGTAAAGGCACGGAAGTCAGAGTGCAATTCTAAATGTATATTTCTTCTCTGCGGAGCGCATTCTTATATCGCCATTTCCTGGGCTCTGTTTAGGGGGCGCTGTTCAATCCGGACCAGTAGTTGTTTGGCGTTTAACGCATCACGAATGCGATGAATAGTGTTTTCCGCTTTGTTGGAATCTGCGTCAGCGAGAAGAATCCCGAAATGGTTGTTGCCCAGATGCGCAATGCTGTCCTGCTCGCGTAACAGGGCCGCGAGAGAGTCGGCGATCGTTATGCTGTTGCTACCCTGGGGTGCTTGTAAAGCAAGCACCGACGATTCCATGCCAAAATCCCGACAGTGCTGTTGTTCCTGAGTGATGATGTCTGCCCAGCCCTGCTGGCTGGGTAAGCCTGTATCAACGCAACGATCTGGGTGTTCCAGGAAAATATTGATGCGCTGTTGCTCGATGTCACGCAGGGCATGGGCTAGTAAGAAGCTGATAAGCCGTGCTTCATGCTGAAGAGTGGGCAGGGCTTGTTCCAAGGCTGGGTTCTGGGGGGTGGGATCCAGTGCGTAAAGGGTGCCAAAAAGCTGGTGTTTTAGGTCGACCAGAGGCAAGCCAATATAGGCGCCGATTGTCAGCTCATCTTTGATCGGTGCCTGATTATACAGCGGAGTGGCCGGGGCGTTGGCGGTAATGCAGGGGGCGCCCTGTTGCAGCATTCGGGCCCCATAGTTTTTTGCCCATTGCAGGCGGCTGCCTTGGGTCAAGCCGTAATAAGTATCCCGGGTTCGCAGTACCGTTAGTTCTTCATTGTGGTGGCGGGTGATCATCCACAGGGCCATACCAAAACGTTTTTGTAGTTCGTCAAGGTGAGCATCCAGTAACTCTGGGCAGGAAGAGTAACTGGTTAACGCTTTATTGGTGCTGTTGCTGTTGCTGTCGATGGGCATAAATGGGCAAAATTACTTTTTGCCCATTTTCAGCCCCTAACCCATCAAAGTGCAAGTGCCCTTGGATCACGGTGCGATTTCGGTCATTTCCTGGATGCTGAAACCGACTCCAGGCAGGGTATTCAGCAGGGCCTCGTCGAAGGGTTTGTCCACGGCTTTGCGCAGATTATACAGATGGCTGCGCAGGGCATCTGAATCGGGCACCAAGTCGCCCCAAAGCTCATGCTCCAGTTGTTCTCGGCTTACTACCTTGGGCGATTCACGCATTAATATACGCAAGATGCGGAAGGCGGTGGGGGAGAGTTTTAGCCGTTGCCCGCCACGGCGAACTTCCTGGCGAGCCGGGTCCAGCTCCAGATCGGCAATCTGCAGAGTGTTGGCGGTCACTTCTTTGCGCTGTCGACGTATCAATGCAGAGACCCGGGCAACCAGTTCCGGTAAAGCAAAAGGCTTGACGATGTAGTCGTCTCCGCCACGATCAAACCCTTCTAGTTTGTCTTCCAGTTGGTCTCGGGCAGTCATAAATATAACGGGCATATCCAGTGCCAGTTCTTCGCGCAAGTACTGGCAGAAACTGTAGCCGTCTTCGCCGGGAAGCATCACATCTAGAAGCATCAAGTCGTAATGATGCTCCTGGACCAGTTCCCGGGCCAGGCGAGTGTTACCGGCGTAGTCCACAGTGGCGCCTTGTTGCTCTAGGTATTCCAATACGGTTTGGGCCAGCTGGCGATGATCTTCTACCAGCAAAATGGACAGATTATTCACAGGACTCTCCTTGTGTGTCTGTGAGTATCCTCACTGCTCGCCCGTCAAGGTTCCGTCAATTGCCTTCACGTGCCTGAATCATTCCACTTTCAGCGCTTTCCTTCCTTAGCGCAATCCACAAACGATCAACGGCTCAACAGGCTCAATATTATTCATTGAGTGTTAGTCATTCAGCGCACCCGTGCGAGCGAAGCGCTGCCGGTAATGACTGGGTGATAAGCCGGTGTGACGTTTGAAGAGGCGTGAAAAACTGCTTACATCCTGGTAGCCCACGCGCTCGGCTAGTTTGGCCAGATTATTGCTGCCCCGCTCCAGCATTTTTCGAGCGGCTTCAATGCGAACTCGCTGCAGATACTGCAAAGGTGGCTCGCCTAGCGTGGTGGTGAATCGCCGTTGCAACTGGCGCGGACTCAGGCACGCCCTCTCTGCCAGCTCTCCAAGACTGGTGTTTTCCTTGAAGTGCTCATGGATCCAGGCCTGAATGGCTTGTACTTGGTCGTCTTGATGGTAGGTATGGGCAGGCAAGCCTGCGTAGATGCTTTGCAGGTCGTTGCGTACATCGATGACAAAGGCTCGCGCCAGTTCGCGGGCCATTTCTGCACCGCAAAAGCGTTCAACCAACAAAATGGTTAGGTCTCGCCAGGCGGTGCCGCCACCGGCACAAAAAATATTGTCGTGGCGGGTAATAAGCTCCCGTTCGGTTAGGTTGACTTGTGGATAACGGTGGCGAAATTCTTGGCTAAATCCCCAGTGGGTGGTAGCCGTTTTGCCGTCTAATAATCCGGCTTCTGCTAACAGGAAGGCCCCGGTACAGTTGCTGGCCAGATCTGCGCCGCCCTGATGCAGAAAGCGTAACCAGGACAGCGTGTCCTTTTCTTGTGACAACACGGTTTCGATCTGGCCGCCAATGGTGGGTACCACCACCAGATCAGCTTGATCTATTTGCTCCAGAGAGCAATCCACCGCCATGCGTATGCCGTTGGTACAACGCACCGGGGTGCCGCCACGAGACACCACGTGTACTTTAAATTGCCGGCTCAGGGGTTGACCGTGGATTCGATTCCAGGTCACTCCGGTCAAATTGAGTAAATCCACCACTCCGGTCAGGGCTGAGGCAAAGACGCCGTCAAAAGCTAATACCGCTACCGTAAACATCTGTCGTTTTCCGCCATGAATTAGTCATAGGCGACAATGCCAGAGGCAACATAACGATGGCAATCTGTTATCCAAAATAACGGGAGGCTATTGTGAGTGATGTGATTCTTGACCGCCGTGATTTGAGCTTTCAGCTTTTTGAGGTGCAGGATACCGATAGCCTGTTTGCCCGCCCGCGCTTTGAAGATCACAGCCGTGAGACCATAGAAGCGGCACTGGATACTGCGGAGAAACTGGCGCGGGAAAAGTTCGCAAACCACAACGCTCTGTCTGATAAAGAGGAGCCGGCCTTTGTGGATGGCAAAGTGGTGATGCGGCCCGAGGTCAAAGAAGCGTTTGATGCTTATATCCGCGCCGGTTTTCTTTCATCGCGAGCCCGCTATGAAGAGGGCGGTATGCAGCTGCCTGAAATTGCCGCCGCGGCTTGTAAAGGCATGTTCACGTGCGTGAATCCCAGTTCTACCGGTTATGTCTTCCTGACGGCGGCAGCAGCCAATGTGATTCGCAACTTTGGCAATGACACGCTAAAA
This window contains:
- a CDS encoding DUF2878 domain-containing protein, with translation MNLPANVVIVNFLAFQLLWPAAVLGASLGWAMLAWCVLLAMLITQVALTGRWRNDGVLVVAGAALCVVMEPLWLLTDVLEYRNWPHRWWAPHWVWALWMGFAVSFRYSLGWLCGRPALAALFGAVGGVFSVTMGMRLGAASAPQGWVLLAVIYAIGWAIAVPILAQVATMTMRGKENA
- a CDS encoding DUF1295 domain-containing protein produces the protein MLNIHYLLLIVLLMVATVLWLQQLRTQNAGWVDVFWAWSVGIVGMSFLLTGSGALLPRVIAGSLLLVWSLRLGGHIFQRVSQETSEDGRYAAMREALGGKAQPVFLFFYWGQALLAWCFALTFWVVAEQDFFTTPLVLLGGGMGLFAIALESLADKQLARFKKRPDSKGKTCREGLWRYSRHPNYFGEWLHWVSYPVIAIGALHGEWLWLLPLAMFVFLWFVTGIPYTEKQALKSRGDNYRDYQRTTSAFFPWRPKS
- a CDS encoding SAM-dependent methyltransferase, translated to MMIQMAESGLLPDGLVRLGIRRLLRQRLQQEKQRDNRQTFEAALQQGPVAVGQDEANEQHYEVDARFYEQVLGSHLKYSSGYWPSSSSCLDDAERAMLAMTCERADLLDGQDVLEMGCGWGSLTLWMAKQYPNSRITAISNSSSQRAFILGRAAERGLDNVDVITVDASQYQPSKPYDRVVSVEMFEHMRNHKTLMLRIHDWLKPGGKLFIHVFCHHDLTYLFETEGSKDWMAKYFFTGGMMPAYDWLPQCAGNLEEEQRWAVNGTHYARTLEAWLVLADEKREQLILLLDEVYGEGKGKVWLQRWRIFFMACAELFNYGEGQEWFVAHYRFSKAVVS
- a CDS encoding sensor histidine kinase, whose translation is MKKTGVQHRITRVYLVQLLLISLATVLGVWATANIIEHVLVKQALIKEADHYWSLFEANSTQPRPNTRHLFGLLTSDAVHDAVPKVLMDLPDGYQRVDLAGERPIVYIEHRDDARLYLIFDEKRLSVLAFMFGILPLTGVLLVIYITSFLGWKKSRDLLSPLVQLSDALRQTPVNDPSVARPDLSEIAADAGSEVAVLVTALDGYANRLVSFVERERQFTRDASHELRTPLAVFRANLELLVIQIGDRPLIRRMDDTVDDMEATLETLLMLARTEQHSQQSEDVIVNDLSVNLIERLSPLAERKHIRLQVRQTALLSVNCPEAALTIVLTNLVRNAINYSGSGDVTIVVMEQAVQVVDYGAGMDAEELSRIMQPFERGTSIESGHGLGLAIVQRLCERYRWSLMVASEPGKGTEVRVQF
- a CDS encoding GAF domain-containing protein is translated as MPIDSNSNSTNKALTSYSSCPELLDAHLDELQKRFGMALWMITRHHNEELTVLRTRDTYYGLTQGSRLQWAKNYGARMLQQGAPCITANAPATPLYNQAPIKDELTIGAYIGLPLVDLKHQLFGTLYALDPTPQNPALEQALPTLQHEARLISFLLAHALRDIEQQRINIFLEHPDRCVDTGLPSQQGWADIITQEQQHCRDFGMESSVLALQAPQGSNSITIADSLAALLREQDSIAHLGNNHFGILLADADSNKAENTIHRIRDALNAKQLLVRIEQRPLNRAQEMAI
- a CDS encoding response regulator transcription factor, whose product is MSILLVEDHRQLAQTVLEYLEQQGATVDYAGNTRLARELVQEHHYDLMLLDVMLPGEDGYSFCQYLREELALDMPVIFMTARDQLEDKLEGFDRGGDDYIVKPFALPELVARVSALIRRQRKEVTANTLQIADLELDPARQEVRRGGQRLKLSPTAFRILRILMRESPKVVSREQLEHELWGDLVPDSDALRSHLYNLRKAVDKPFDEALLNTLPGVGFSIQEMTEIAP
- a CDS encoding GlxA family transcriptional regulator; translation: MFTVAVLAFDGVFASALTGVVDLLNLTGVTWNRIHGQPLSRQFKVHVVSRGGTPVRCTNGIRMAVDCSLEQIDQADLVVVPTIGGQIETVLSQEKDTLSWLRFLHQGGADLASNCTGAFLLAEAGLLDGKTATTHWGFSQEFRHRYPQVNLTERELITRHDNIFCAGGGTAWRDLTILLVERFCGAEMARELARAFVIDVRNDLQSIYAGLPAHTYHQDDQVQAIQAWIHEHFKENTSLGELAERACLSPRQLQRRFTTTLGEPPLQYLQRVRIEAARKMLERGSNNLAKLAERVGYQDVSSFSRLFKRHTGLSPSHYRQRFARTGALND